One window of Acomys russatus chromosome 28, mAcoRus1.1, whole genome shotgun sequence genomic DNA carries:
- the Sdr9c7 gene encoding short-chain dehydrogenase/reductase family 9C member 7, which translates to MAALTDFSFMYRWFKNCNLVRNLSEKYVFITGCDSGFGNLLARQLVDRGMKVLAACLTEEGAQKLQQDTSYQLQTILLDVTKTESIKAAAQWVRDQVGEQGLWALVNNAGIGVPSGPNEWLTKEDFVKVINVNLVGLIEVTLNMLPMIKKARGRVVNMSSSGGRVAVIGGGYCVSKFGVEAFSDSIRRELHFFGVKVCIIEPGNYKTSILGQEALQSRMKKLWDRLPQETRDSYGEDYYIEYTEKLVNLMQRAYSNLSDVTNSMEHAIVSRSPRIRYNPGLDVKFLYITLAKLPTPVTDFILSRYLPRPADSI; encoded by the exons ATGGCGGCCCTCACAGACTTCTCTTTTATGTACCGCTGGTTCAAAAATTGCAATCTGGTTCGAAACCTCTCAGAGAAGTATGTCTTCATCACTGGCTGCGACTCTGGCTTTGGGAACCTGTTGGCCAGACAGCTGGTTGACAGGGGCatgaaagtgcttgctgcttgCCTCACTGAGGAGGGGGCCCAGAAACTCCAGCAGGATACTTCCTACCAGCTGCAGACCATCCTACTAGATGTCACCAAGACTGAGAGTATCAAGGCAGCAGCCCAGTGGGTGAGAGACCAAGTGGGCGAGCAAG GCCTCTGGGCCCTAGTGAACAACGCTGGTATAGGTGTGCCCAGTGGTCCCAATGAATGGTTGACCAAGGAAGACTTTGTGAAAGTGATCAACGTGAACCTGGTGGGACTTATTGAAGTCACCCTGAACATGCTGCCGATGATCAAGAAAGCCCGGGGCAGGGTGGTCAACATGTCCAGTTCCGGAGGTCGCGTGGCTGTCATCGGTGGCGGTTACTGCGTTTCCAAGTTTGGCGTTGAAGCCTTCTCTGATAGCATCAG GCGCGAGCTTCATTTCTTTGGGGTGAAGGTCTGCATCATCGAGCCAGGGAACTACAAGACATCTATTCTGGGCCAAGAAGCTCTGCAATCACGCATGAAGAAGCTGTGGGATCGGCTGCCACAGGAGACCCGGGATAGCTATGGAGAGGACTATTACATAGAGT ACACCGAAAAGCTGGTTAACTTGATGCAGAGGGCATACTCGAATCTCAGCGACGTCACCAACAGCATGGAACATGCCATTGTCTCCAGGAGCCCCCGCATTCGCTACAACCCTGGCCTGGATGTCAAGTTCCTGTATATCACCCTGGCTAAGTTGCCCACCCCTGTGACAGATTTCATCCTGAGCAGATACTTGCCAAGGCCAGCAGACAGTatctga